The DNA region TAGGCATTTCGCAGGACGTGGACTATCAAGAAATATTTCACTTTGGACCTCCTATGTTTTAATCACACCTACGAAAAAAATATTTCTTGGTGGAGATAGTGGCTATGGTCCACATTTCAAGGAAATTGGAGAAAAATTCGGGCCATTTGATTTTGGCTTTTTAGAGTGCGGGCAATACAATGAGAATTGGCCATTTATACATTCCCTACCTAAAGAAATAATACAAGAAGCGAAAGAACTACAACTCAAAAATTTCATTCCAGTACATAATTCAAAATTCAAATTATCACTTCATCCTTGGTATGAACCACTTGAAACCATTACACAATTAGCGGAAGAAAACAATCAAACTATAACAACTCCCAAAATTGGCGAAGTTGTTTATTGGAATGATCTAGGGAAAAATTGGGAAAAATGGTGGCGACCGTTTATAGTATAAGCTTTATTTTATGCTTTCCAAAAGCCACATTCCGAAAGGATTTTCAAATAATTCATCACCATGACTTGGCTGATGTTTTTCTTCTGAAATTAAAAATATGGGTGCATCTTGGGCAATACTAAAAGTTTGCCCAGCTTTTATAGTTGGTTGATCTATCAATTGATAATATCCAAATATAGACAACACTTCAACTGCCGCTTGAAATTCTTCACCTACAATCATAGCGTCTTTCAAACCGAGATTATGCATACCACAAGTGTACACTGCACCATGTCCGTCACTTATAGAATCCAAAACATACATCGGATATAGATTACCCAATTCATAGTTTTTCAATAAATCCAACCATTGATCTTTAGTAAATGCCTTACCTGCAGTTTCTACTTTTACACCAATACCCCCGCTTTTAATAACGCACCAGCTGCGTCTGCAATAGATTTCGTACCCGCGACATTTCCTGTTTTTCCAAATAGATAAATCACCAAACTATGATTTTCTATTTCAGATAAAAAAGCATTGGAAACGCTATTCACCATTCCTGCGATAGCAAAAGAATCTTTCATACGAGCATCTTTTGGTTCGATTTGTATTTCAAAGCCTTCATTTGTTTTTGTATTCAATAATATATTTCCGGCAAATACATATTCATTGGGATTGTTATCGATTATTGCGGCAATCAAGTCTGTACGTGTCGCCCAATTTCCAGGAATACATAAAATGGTTTGCATATTTGAAGTCTTGAAATTTTCCATAGTTGAATAATTCATTACAAATATATCCGAATTGTAACCAATTTAGAATATCAAACGTCATATAGAAAAATGATACACATGAAAACAATCATCTTGGCAATAACTACTATGTTTTTGTCTTTTCTAATTCAAAAAGGAAAAGCACAAACAACCAACAACTTAAAGGAAAAAATCACCCAATTAGATAGCACATTTTTCGCAGCGTATAACAATTGTGATATGAAAACACAAGCAGATTTTTATAGTGATACTATTGAATTTTTCCATGATAAATCTGGTTTAACTACAGACAAACAAAAAATATTAGCCGATACGAAAAAATATATTTGTGGCAAAGTCTCTCGTGAATTGATTCCAGGAAGTATCGAGGTTTCTCCTTTGCCCAATTACGGTGCTGTGGAGATTGGAATGCATCAATTTAGAAACAAATTAGAACCCAATGCGCAACCACATCCTAGTCGCTTCCTCATCATTTGGAAACAAGAAGGCGAAATTTGGAAAATAACCAAAGTAATTAGTTTGCACGAAAACTAAAAGAGCGACCAAATTGGTCGCTCTTTTAATCTATTTAAACAATTCTTCTAATCTCGGATCCGTGTAATCTTTTACACTAAATAAGATATTATCCAAATCTTTAAAATCTTCTGGTTCGTGGAAGGTCAGCAATACGACTGCTTTCATACCGCCACGTTTCGCAGCTTCAACACCTTTTGGAGAGTCTTCAAATACGATAGAATTGTGTGGATTCGCACCCAACGCTTCTGCACATTTTAAAAATACCTCTGGATCTGGCTTGCTCGTCGCTACGTCTTCCGCACCTACAATTACCGGAAATTGTTTTCTTAAGCCCAAAGCATCTACGGCAAAATCAACGTTTGTTTTTGGAGCAGCAGTACCGATCGCCAATTTGATATTGTGTTCTTTCGCCTTATCCAAAAATGCTTGCAAACCATCAATTAATTTCAAATGAGGACGAAATGCATCTTGATACGCTTGTTCTTTTTTCTCTACAATTTCATCTATTTGTTCGGGTGTAAATTTCCCTGGTCCGAAAATGCGATCCAAAACTTCTTCATTTTTTCCATACATTTCTTTTTTCGCTTCTTCTTCTGTCAAAGTAGCACCAAGATCATCCACAAATACGCGATACCAAGCCTTACGATGAAATTCCATATCGTCTATCATCGTTCCATTCATATCAAACAAAAAAGCTTCCGTCATAATTTTCTATTTTTTACTTTCAATAATTTTCAATGTACCGTCATTATTACCAATGATCAACACATCTGTTTTATCCAAAAATAAGCCTGACTCTACCACACCTGGGATGCCTTGTAATTTTTGCAAAACATCGTGTGGATTTTCGATCAAACCAAAATCGCAATCAAATATAAAATTGTGATTATCTGTGATGAATATTTCCTCGTTTTTTTCTCTTCTCTTCGGCGTACAACCTAAAGCAGTAACTTCACGGAAAGTTTCTTCCCAGCCAAAAGGAATGATTTCAATGGGCAAACCAAAAGCTCCTAAAGTCGGCACATACTTTCTTTCGTCCGCAACAATTACGTAAAATTTTGTGGCAAATGCTACAATTTTTTCTCTCAACAATGCGCCACCGCCACCTTTGATCAAATTCAAATTAGCATCTGCTTCATCAGCGCCATCAATCGTTACATCCAAATGATCAATTTCGGAAAAATCGACCATTTTCACACCCCATTCTTTTGCCAATCTTTCTGACTCGATAGATGTCGCAATGGCTTCAATATCCAAACCTTCATGCTTAACGCGACGGCCAATTTCTTGTATGGTAAAATAAGCTGTTGAGCCAGTACCCAAACCGACTTTCATACCGCTTTTTACATAATCAACCGCTTTTTCTCCCGCTAACTGCTTAGGATTCATTTCTTTATAATTTTGAAAAAATAATCAATGTTGTAGTCAAATTTAAATAAAAAACGCGGAAACTAATTTCCGCGCTATATTCTTACCATTCTGCTAAGACGGTCACACCGCCTTGCACTTTTTGTTCAAGATTCACTTTTATTTTGGCATTTAACGGCAACAACACATCTACACGGCTACCAAATTTGATAAAGCCCAATTCATTTGTTTGTTTAACATCGGCGCCTACGACAGCGTAGTTTTTAATTCTACGAGCCAATGCTCCAGCGATTTGTTTGACTAACAAAGTTCCTTTTCCTGGAGTTTCTATAACGACACTATGACGTTCATTGTCCGTAGAGGATTTTGGATGCCAAGCAACTAAAAATTTCCCCGGATGATATTTGCTATATAATACTTTTCCATCTACAGGATATCTATTGACATGCACATTGGCAGGACTCATAAATATGCTGACTTGGATTCTTTTTTCATGATAATACTCTTCATCCACAATTTCTTCCATCACCACAACTTTACCGTCCGCAGGGCAAATGATTTGGTTATTTCCTTCGGATAATTTTCTATTAGGAATACGGAAAAAAGAAACCACAAACAATACGACAACAGCCAATAAAATGGTTAAAATGATTGCCAATTCGTGTGGCAAAAATGATTTAAATATTACGGCTGCAATACCTAAAATAACAGCGGCTATAATGATCGAGGGATAGCCTTCTTTGTGAATAATCATAAAATTTTTAAAAAATTGAACGGCAAAGATAATAAGGATTAGCTTATTTCATGAAATGCATGCCAATATAAATATAAACCCACACGACCAAAGTCGCAATTAGCAAAGAATCAAATCTATCCAAAAAGCCTCCATGTCCCGGCATAATGCTACCACTATCTTTCACACCAGCCATTCTTTTAATTTTACTTTCTAATAAATCTCCCAAGGTTCCAAATATCGCTGCGATGATTGAAACGGCTAAAAACATATGTGTTAATGAGGGACTGATCAACCAACGACCTACTAAAGTAATCAAGGCTACCGCCAAAATAGCGCCGCCTGCGGTCCCTTCCCAAGTTTTCTTTGGAGAAATTTTGCTAAATGGCGTTTTGCCGATAAACGATCCAACCAAATAAGCCAATGTATCATTTAACCAAATAGAGGCGATCAATGTCAATACGATCGCAGGATAACCTTCGATCGACCAATTGGACAAATTGATCAATAAACCCCAACTCAAGGAAATATAAAGCAAACTTAAAAATGTGTATTTAATTAAGCCATTTTTGTATTTTGGTTCGAGTAAAACAGTAATGACAAAATACGCCAAACCAATCAACATAATGGAATAGCCAAATTTGCGTAGCGGTAACGAACCTAGACTCATCAATTGCGTATTCCAAAGAATAAATCCCAAACCGATAAGACTTCCAGCTAATTTCTGATTGCTATTCACTTCTTTGTATCTAGGATCGATATTTCCCATGAGTTTGTGAAACTCGTACCAGCAACCAAAATGAATAATGATAAATAAAACAAGTAAAGTCCAATTATTAATCAACAAACCTGCCAGCATCACCGCCACAAAAAGGACCGCAGTTAACGCTCTGGTTTTGAATGTCGCAATATTTAAAGCCATAATTTATAGATTATTTGTCTGAGGGACGGTTTTCTTAAATTGAAAAAATGCGTAAAGAAAAACTAACAATCCCATAATTCCAATATACCACGGAAAAGATTCATCCATTTTTTCTTTTGTCAATTCATGCTTCACGGATAACGTATAAATTCCAATCACTGAAACCGTATTATTTATAAAATGTAAAAACATATTTAGCTTAATATCTTTTCCCCAATAATAAATATAGCCCAACGCTATCCCCAAGAAAAATCTTGGTAAAAATCCATAATAAGATCCGTGAATCGCACTGAAAATAATCGAACTTACAATGATGGCTACATGTGGATTTTTAAACCATTTGACAAAAACGGATTGCAAAGAACCACGGAAATACAACTCTTCCAAAAAAGCGGGCAAGGCCGCCACCAATAAAATAGAAACAATCAAATCCCCGATTCCATGCATCTGCATCAAAGCAAATACTTCTTTATAATATGCATCTTCTAAACCTTGAAAATACGTCGCCCAATTTTTTGGAATGGGAATCCATTGATTGATATCGCCCATCAATCCCGTAACAGCAAAGGAACAAACGACAATCAGCACCAACCATTGCCAAGTTTTGACAGAAGATTTTGCATTTAGATGAAAATATTCGACGGGTTTCTTTTTGATATTCGCCGTTAAAATCAGTGCTGGAAATAAGAACATACAGATCGTACTCAAAGTTTGAGCAAGTCTCGCAGCATTCGCATATTTCGGATCAAACATGGCAGTTCCCACATTGACAAAAGAAACACCTTTTACCAAGAAAGGAATAATCGCTATAAAAGTGCCTAAAATCAAACACGCAATAGTCGTCCCAAATAAAATTCCAAATTGTCCCGC from Rhizosphaericola mali includes:
- a CDS encoding DUF4261 domain-containing protein, translated to MDLLKNYELGNLYPMYVLDSISDGHGAVYTCGMHNLGLKDAMIVGEEFQAAVEVLSIFGYYQLIDQPTIKAGQTFSIAQDAPIFLISEEKHQPSHGDELFENPFGMWLLESIK
- a CDS encoding nuclear transport factor 2 family protein produces the protein MKTIILAITTMFLSFLIQKGKAQTTNNLKEKITQLDSTFFAAYNNCDMKTQADFYSDTIEFFHDKSGLTTDKQKILADTKKYICGKVSRELIPGSIEVSPLPNYGAVEIGMHQFRNKLEPNAQPHPSRFLIIWKQEGEIWKITKVISLHEN
- a CDS encoding HAD family hydrolase, with the protein product MTEAFLFDMNGTMIDDMEFHRKAWYRVFVDDLGATLTEEEAKKEMYGKNEEVLDRIFGPGKFTPEQIDEIVEKKEQAYQDAFRPHLKLIDGLQAFLDKAKEHNIKLAIGTAAPKTNVDFAVDALGLRKQFPVIVGAEDVATSKPDPEVFLKCAEALGANPHNSIVFEDSPKGVEAAKRGGMKAVVLLTFHEPEDFKDLDNILFSVKDYTDPRLEELFK
- the rpiA gene encoding ribose-5-phosphate isomerase RpiA; the protein is MNPKQLAGEKAVDYVKSGMKVGLGTGSTAYFTIQEIGRRVKHEGLDIEAIATSIESERLAKEWGVKMVDFSEIDHLDVTIDGADEADANLNLIKGGGGALLREKIVAFATKFYVIVADERKYVPTLGAFGLPIEIIPFGWEETFREVTALGCTPKRREKNEEIFITDNHNFIFDCDFGLIENPHDVLQKLQGIPGVVESGLFLDKTDVLIIGNNDGTLKIIESKK
- a CDS encoding phosphatidylserine decarboxylase family protein; its protein translation is MIIHKEGYPSIIIAAVILGIAAVIFKSFLPHELAIILTILLAVVVLFVVSFFRIPNRKLSEGNNQIICPADGKVVVMEEIVDEEYYHEKRIQVSIFMSPANVHVNRYPVDGKVLYSKYHPGKFLVAWHPKSSTDNERHSVVIETPGKGTLLVKQIAGALARRIKNYAVVGADVKQTNELGFIKFGSRVDVLLPLNAKIKVNLEQKVQGGVTVLAEW
- a CDS encoding phosphatidate cytidylyltransferase, producing MALNIATFKTRALTAVLFVAVMLAGLLINNWTLLVLFIIIHFGCWYEFHKLMGNIDPRYKEVNSNQKLAGSLIGLGFILWNTQLMSLGSLPLRKFGYSIMLIGLAYFVITVLLEPKYKNGLIKYTFLSLLYISLSWGLLINLSNWSIEGYPAIVLTLIASIWLNDTLAYLVGSFIGKTPFSKISPKKTWEGTAGGAILAVALITLVGRWLISPSLTHMFLAVSIIAAIFGTLGDLLESKIKRMAGVKDSGSIMPGHGGFLDRFDSLLIATLVVWVYIYIGMHFMK
- a CDS encoding CPBP family intramembrane glutamic endopeptidase, translating into MEINDLSPEKSPSGIPKNGEIYTPAGQFGILFGTTIACLILGTFIAIIPFLVKGVSFVNVGTAMFDPKYANAARLAQTLSTICMFLFPALILTANIKKKPVEYFHLNAKSSVKTWQWLVLIVVCSFAVTGLMGDINQWIPIPKNWATYFQGLEDAYYKEVFALMQMHGIGDLIVSILLVAALPAFLEELYFRGSLQSVFVKWFKNPHVAIIVSSIIFSAIHGSYYGFLPRFFLGIALGYIYYWGKDIKLNMFLHFINNTVSVIGIYTLSVKHELTKEKMDESFPWYIGIMGLLVFLYAFFQFKKTVPQTNNL